ATACGAATATGCGAATTAGGCTGCAGGTTACGGCATTCGTCATATTCGTATCGCGAAGCGAGATTGGTAATTCGTATCAGCTATTTACACCTCAACCGTCTCAGGATACGGATACAGCCACATGCGCCTCATCTGACTTGCAATGTGTTCGTGGCGTGGTAGCACCACGCTGTTCACGCTTTCCAGTTTGCGGTCACCGTTCAGGCTCATGGTGTACGGGTCAACTTCAATATCCATCGAAGTTCCGTGCGCCAAGTTGCTGAACAGTCGGAACGTTTCGGCTGCCACGTGTTCCAGCACACCGATGTTCGAATAAAGCTTGTCGAGCATTTCCTGCGTAGTGTATTCCTTCTCCACAATATCTTCTTGGAATTTGCGCAGAAAATCGAGGTCGAACGGGTCGGTGTAGCGTTCGGTGATGTCGGCCGTGTCGTACGGCATCATGTCTTTGAACAGCATCTGCATTTGGCGGCTCAGTTCGCCATAGCGTTGCAGCAGCGACTTCGGCCCAGCGGTCATCTGTCGCATCAGGTCGAGGTTGGTGAGGCCGTTATTGATGAAAAGCAGCGTGTTGATGCTCCAGTACGCGCCCCAATCCCAGAATATCTTGGCCACCATCACCTGCGTGCTGCCCCACATCGGGTATTGGCCCGTGTAGATCGGCATCCAGTTATCGAACAGCGCGCGCAGCACTTCCGAGTAGAATTTGGTGCGGAAGAAGATGTCTTCGCCTTTCAGGTCGCGCTGAATGAGGTCGGCCGTCCATGTGTTGGCCATCGAAATGAAATCGGAACCAGGCGAGTAGAACGGATCGGCAAACAGGCCAGCTTCGCCCACAACCGTCCAACGGTCGGTGTGGAACAACTCGCCCGAACCGTGCGCAAAATGTTTCATCTGAAGGAAATCCAGGATCTTGCCGCCTTCGCTCGTCTTCGCTTTCAGTTCTTTGGAAAGCTGCGGTTCCCACTGCTCGATCCACGCCAACGCCTTATCGAGTTTGTTGTACGTTTCCAACGGATGGATGGCGGGATCGGCCACAATGCCGACACTCGTTTTGCCGCCCACCAGCGGAATGATCCACACCCAATAACCCTTGTCCATGAGGTGAACCGTGCTCAGATAGCGCAGTCCAGGCTCTACGTACGAATGCCATTTCGGGTCATCGCTCCATGTGTCGATGTCGATCTTCCAATCCACTCGGAACCATGCCGAATTCACATCGTGCGGATGCGTTTGTGCGAAACCGAATTTCCGCTTCAGAATGCTGGCGCGACCAGAGGCATCCACCACCCAACGCGCATCGGTGGTCACTTGCTCACCATTCACGGTGTAGGTCACCGAATGCTTTTCCGTGCCCATGTCAACGCTGTCCACCTTAGCACCGAGTATTACTTCATTCCCAGCTTCGCGACTGAACGTCACAAGGTCGTTCTCCAACACGCCACGGTCCAGCTGATGGCTCGGAACGGGCAGCAGCACCTTCGGTCCCAATTCCACACGCTTGTGGATGGTTTCCTTGTGCTTGGGCGAGAAGAAGAAGCGCAGTCCGTGCTTTGGCAGTTGCTCGCGGTCGAGGTAATCCTTCAGTCCGAGCACCTCGCGTAGGTAATGTGTGGCCAACTCTACGGTGCTTTCGCCCACTTTATGGGCCGCATCGGGAGCCGCGTCATCGCGCTTTTCCAGCACCAGCACACGGATGTCGGGGTTCTGTTTCTTCAGTTGAAGCGAAAGGGTGAGGCCCGCAAGGCCGCCACCGAGTATTACAACATCATATTTTCCTTTCATGGAATAAGTAGATTTTCTGTACCAAAATTATGAACCACTCAGCTTTGTCGGTTACGTTCAAGCAAGAGTGATCCTGCGAAGCAAACAATCCCGAAAGCCCAAAGTTTGAACGAACCCAAAATTATTTCTGAACCGGTTTCGCCACGCAGGAAAACACCATTGAAGGCTTCCATGGCCCAGTTCATGGGCGAGAGATGTCCAACGAAGATCATGGTGTCTGACATGATGTACAGCGGAACCCAAATGCCGCCCAAGGCTGCCATGATCACCACCGAAACAATTCCGAAAATGGCGGCCTGATGAAGTGTTTTGAAGATGGTTCCGACAAGCAAACCATAGCTGGTGGCGGCAAAACCTGCTACAATCGCCACATAAAGCAATGGGAAGAAACCGCTTCCAAGATCCAGTTTGGCAAGGCCAATGCTCGGCATGAGCCAGAAACCAACGCTGATCATCAGCAAGGCTTGCAGCAGTCCGACTGCGCTGTAGCTCAGCAATTTGCCCGCATAGAAATGGAACATGCTGGTTGGCATGGTTCGCAAGCGGGTAATGGTTCCCGCGGTACGTTCGCGCACCATGTTTCCAGCCAGTGGAATAACGATAAAGAACATGGCGAAGACCGTCCATGCTGGCACGTTATGCTGCGTGGAGTTATTGGCCACATCCGTTGCCATGATCTTACCTGTGGCGGTTTTCTCTCGCAGCTGTACAATTCCGTTGGAGGAAAGGTCCACTTCGGGGCGTTTGCCTGTCATTTCTGCCAAGCGGTCACTGAGGCCATCAATGATCATTCGCCCTTCCAGTTCGCTCAAAAACTGCTTGATGGCACTTCGGATGCTGCTTCTAAAAGTGTGTTTCGTAGTAGGGTCGAGGAGTAGCGTGATGTACGGTTCGAGGTTCGGTTTTTCGACTTCGGTCGGTTCGTCCGTTGGCATCAGCCCAGCTAACATTCCTTCCACCTGTGCATCAACGATCTGCTTCAATTCACCACCCAAACCTTTCTTTACAATAATGCCTATTTGGTAATCGCCCGAATTGATGGATTTCGCGAGTTGCGCGCTATCGATCGGCATTCCATTCAAGCTATCGACCACCACGAAGGTTTTTCCTTCCTGAATGGCGTGCATGATGGCTTTGGAGATCTCACCGCTGTCTTGATTGACGAACAGCACAGGGATTTTCTGTTCCTGATAATCCCGGAAAGGCGCGTCCTGCACGATTGCCATCACAATAACGAGCACCATCGGCATGAGGAAAAGGATGCCGAGGCCGCCTTTGTCGCGGAGCAGCAACAGCCATTCTTTCGTTATGGATGCGAGGAGTTTCATTTTGTTTCACGCATAGGCGCAAAGACGCTAAGAGTATTATTGCACAGAGGGAAATTGAGAAATGGAGATGCACAGAGACGCTTGCTGTCATGCTGAACTTGTTTCAGCATCTGAATAGACCCTGAAACAAGTTCAGGGTGACACTTCGATATTTCATTGCCACACACCATCAATCCCTCAATTGTTTGCCCGTCAGTTCAATGAAATGATGATGCAGGCTGTGTCCGTCTGAAAGCAGTTCGGAGGTTTTGCCTTCGATCAGCAGTTTTCCGTGGTCGATGATGCAGACCTGATCGCAGAGCTTTTCGGTCTCGTCCAGCTGGTGAGACGTGTAAACGATGGTCATTCCGCCACGGTTCAGCTCCTGCAAATACGTGTTGATCATGTGCCTTGAATGTACGTCAATGCCCACGGTCGGTTCATCCAAGATGAGGATTTCGGGGTCGTGCATCAGTGCCACCATCAGGTTCACCCTGCGCTTCATACCACCCGAATAATTCTGTAACTGCTTGCCGCGATGTTCCGCAAGTCCAAATGCTTCCATCAACTCATCCGTTTTCTGCTGGATTTCCTTTCGGTTCAATCCAAGCATCTGCCCGAAGAAATGAAGGTTCTCCGAAGCCGTCATTGTATCGTACAACGCAATTTCTTGCGGCACCAAGCCAATGGACTTTTTAATTCCAACTGCGTCATTCTTCCAACTCTTTCCAAGAATGGAAACCTCACCAGCAGTCGGTTTCAGAATACCGCAGATGATGGAAATGGTTGTGGTCTTTCCTGCACCATTTGGGCCAAGGAGACCGTAAAACGCACCTTTCGGAATTCGCAGGTCGAGGCCGTTGACGGCCGCTTCTGCCGCACCGCTGTAGCGATGCACCAATCCCGATATGGAAATGGCGTCCAAATCAGAATTTCATTTTGTGAATGGACTGGAAGAACAGAATCTCCTTCCTGCCGATGTCCGAAAGCTGGTCGGCCAGATCCTGATAGGTAAGGTTGTCTGCGCGGTCCTTACACATGCGTCCACAATCGTAGGCGAAGTTGCGCCATTGGTCACCGATCTTGGTGATCTCCAAACTCTTCTTGTGCAAGACAGGATTTCCCAATCTGGCAGACGCTTCTTGCAAAAACGCCCCGAACATGAAGCGGAAACCCGCACCACCCGTACCTATCTCTTCCTGCATCCGAACGATGTTCCCGAGGTACTTCTTCGCTTCTTCCTTGCCGTATTTCTTCTCGTAGTTGGCAACGCGCGAAGCCAGAAAGCCAATGGCGCGTCCACCGAAAATCGGCAACGGAATGGTTCCCATATCCTTTGCCGTGTACTTCAATCCTTTGATGAGGGCTTTGTTCAGATCCACATCTTTCGGAACGTGTGTCGGATAATACATGCGGCCGCTGGTGTTCGGCATTCCTTTGGCAAACCGCGCACGGATCAGCATTCTGCGATCAATGGTCACAGGCTCTTCCAAAATGGGGTCGGAAATGAGGTAATCATCGCCTTCCTTTCCGTAGACCACCACGTTGTGTGCATTGAAATGGAAGCGGAATGCACGTGGCAGATAGGGCAGATAGAACACGCTGGTAAGCATACCAACGGGCAGACCTTGCTCCAGAACTCGGTCAAGTTCAGCCATTGCTTTTTCAGGATCAGAAAACTTCTGGCGTTTCATCTCCACACCAGTTCGCTGCGAGAACTTCTTGAAAATATCGCCTGGCATGATGCGGTAGGTGGTCACGGGCAGTCCGTTCACTTTGATGAACGGCATGTGGCTGAAGAACAGCCCAGAACCGATGCCCAATGCCATCGGTTCCGAAACATCCAGACCGTGGTGACGCATCAAATTGGAAATAACGCCCGTCTCGCAATGAGCTGATTGGCGGTGTTTAAAGTCGATTTTTACGTTCATCCTTGTACTAAAGAGTTATTGGTTACTGGTTATTCGGAGAATCAGCAACTCAATAACCAATAACTAACATTTCAATAACTCTTCCACCGATATATCGAACACTTCAGCATAGCGCTTCAAGGTCTTGTCATCCAGCGAGTTGAAGCCCGCAGGCTCCAAATGCTTGCTCACATTCCGCTTCGAAATATCCATGTACTGCGCCAACATGGCCACATCCATGATGTTCTTTTCCATGTGATAGGCGAGAGGGCTTAGCTCTCCAGCAGCTATCTTCTTCTTGGTTTCCTCAACCTTCTTGTTTATTTCTTCCCAAGCCTGATTGAGCACCACGTTCTCAGGTTCCCAACCCACGCTGCCAACGGTTCCGTAGTTGCCGTTCT
The DNA window shown above is from Flavobacteriales bacterium and carries:
- a CDS encoding NAD(P)-binding protein — its product is MKGKYDVVILGGGLAGLTLSLQLKKQNPDIRVLVLEKRDDAAPDAAHKVGESTVELATHYLREVLGLKDYLDREQLPKHGLRFFFSPKHKETIHKRVELGPKVLLPVPSHQLDRGVLENDLVTFSREAGNEVILGAKVDSVDMGTEKHSVTYTVNGEQVTTDARWVVDASGRASILKRKFGFAQTHPHDVNSAWFRVDWKIDIDTWSDDPKWHSYVEPGLRYLSTVHLMDKGYWVWIIPLVGGKTSVGIVADPAIHPLETYNKLDKALAWIEQWEPQLSKELKAKTSEGGKILDFLQMKHFAHGSGELFHTDRWTVVGEAGLFADPFYSPGSDFISMANTWTADLIQRDLKGEDIFFRTKFYSEVLRALFDNWMPIYTGQYPMWGSTQVMVAKIFWDWGAYWSINTLLFINNGLTNLDLMRQMTAGPKSLLQRYGELSRQMQMLFKDMMPYDTADITERYTDPFDLDFLRKFQEDIVEKEYTTQEMLDKLYSNIGVLEHVAAETFRLFSNLAHGTSMDIEVDPYTMSLNGDRKLESVNSVVLPRHEHIASQMRRMWLYPYPETVEV
- a CDS encoding ABC transporter permease subunit — its product is MKLLASITKEWLLLLRDKGGLGILFLMPMVLVIVMAIVQDAPFRDYQEQKIPVLFVNQDSGEISKAIMHAIQEGKTFVVVDSLNGMPIDSAQLAKSINSGDYQIGIIVKKGLGGELKQIVDAQVEGMLAGLMPTDEPTEVEKPNLEPYITLLLDPTTKHTFRSSIRSAIKQFLSELEGRMIIDGLSDRLAEMTGKRPEVDLSSNGIVQLREKTATGKIMATDVANNSTQHNVPAWTVFAMFFIVIPLAGNMVRERTAGTITRLRTMPTSMFHFYAGKLLSYSAVGLLQALLMISVGFWLMPSIGLAKLDLGSGFFPLLYVAIVAGFAATSYGLLVGTIFKTLHQAAIFGIVSVVIMAALGGIWVPLYIMSDTMIFVGHLSPMNWAMEAFNGVFLRGETGSEIILGSFKLWAFGIVCFAGSLLLERNRQS
- a CDS encoding ATP-binding cassette domain-containing protein; its protein translation is MSISGLVHRYSGAAEAAVNGLDLRIPKGAFYGLLGPNGAGKTTTISIICGILKPTAGEVSILGKSWKNDAVGIKKSIGLVPQEIALYDTMTASENLHFFGQMLGLNRKEIQQKTDELMEAFGLAEHRGKQLQNYSGGMKRRVNLMVALMHDPEILILDEPTVGIDVHSRHMINTYLQELNRGGMTIVYTSHQLDETEKLCDQVCIIDHGKLLIEGKTSELLSDGHSLHHHFIELTGKQLRD
- a CDS encoding DUF4872 domain-containing protein, which codes for MNVKIDFKHRQSAHCETGVISNLMRHHGLDVSEPMALGIGSGLFFSHMPFIKVNGLPVTTYRIMPGDIFKKFSQRTGVEMKRQKFSDPEKAMAELDRVLEQGLPVGMLTSVFYLPYLPRAFRFHFNAHNVVVYGKEGDDYLISDPILEEPVTIDRRMLIRARFAKGMPNTSGRMYYPTHVPKDVDLNKALIKGLKYTAKDMGTIPLPIFGGRAIGFLASRVANYEKKYGKEEAKKYLGNIVRMQEEIGTGGAGFRFMFGAFLQEASARLGNPVLHKKSLEITKIGDQWRNFAYDCGRMCKDRADNLTYQDLADQLSDIGRKEILFFQSIHKMKF